One part of the Leclercia sp. LSNIH1 genome encodes these proteins:
- a CDS encoding response regulator, whose protein sequence is METTDHILVVDDDRDIRELIVDYLVKSGYRATGAANGKEMRAVLDRQAVDMVVLDIMMPGDDGLTLCRQLRSGQHKDLPILMLTARHDDMDRILGLEMGADDYVVKPFVARELLARIKAILRRFRTLPPNLQVTEAGRIIAFGDWQLDTRARHLLDATGTIVALSGAEYRLLRVFVDHPQRVLTRDQLLNFTQGRDAELFERSIDLLVSRVRQRLNEDARTPLYIKTVRSEGYVFSMPVSIIEAKE, encoded by the coding sequence GTGGAGACAACCGATCACATTCTTGTCGTGGATGATGACAGAGATATACGCGAGCTGATCGTCGATTACCTGGTGAAGTCCGGCTATCGCGCCACGGGTGCGGCCAACGGCAAGGAGATGCGCGCCGTGCTCGACAGGCAGGCCGTGGATATGGTGGTGCTGGATATCATGATGCCGGGGGACGATGGCCTCACGCTCTGTCGCCAGCTGCGCAGCGGTCAACATAAGGATCTGCCGATTTTGATGCTGACCGCGCGCCATGACGATATGGATCGCATTCTGGGCCTCGAGATGGGCGCAGACGACTATGTGGTTAAACCCTTTGTAGCGCGTGAGCTGCTGGCGCGGATCAAAGCGATACTGCGCCGGTTTCGCACGCTGCCGCCCAATCTGCAGGTGACCGAAGCCGGACGGATCATCGCCTTTGGCGACTGGCAGCTCGACACCAGAGCCCGTCATCTGCTTGACGCTACCGGCACCATCGTGGCGTTGAGCGGGGCGGAGTACCGTCTGCTGCGGGTATTTGTCGATCATCCCCAGCGCGTATTAACCCGCGATCAGCTGCTTAACTTCACCCAGGGGCGGGATGCAGAGCTGTTTGAACGTTCAATCGATCTCCTGGTCAGCCGGGTGCGCCAGCGCTTAAATGAGGATGCGCGCACACCACTGTATATAAAAACAGTACGTAGTGAAGGCTATGTCTTTTCGATGCCCGTCAGCATTATTGAGGCCAAAGAATGA